A window of Flavobacterium flavigenum contains these coding sequences:
- a CDS encoding patatin-like phospholipase family protein, which produces MRALVISGGGSKGAFAGGVAQYLLEVKRHQYDLFLGTSTGSLLIPHLALGNIEQIHSIYTNVNMSKIFNICPFVVKVKDGVDIVTINHFNVIRQFFKGKRTFGESKGLRKYIRSNFSLSDFNQLKKLKKDVVITVTNFTKNEAEYKSIKECTYEEFCDWSWISSNYVPFMSLVEKNNCEYGDGGFSSLVPIREAINRGATEIDVIILETEVNMEKTVIGKNPFSLMIDLFRIALDQVEKHDIAIGKLIANNKNVKLNLYYTPTKLTNNALIFNKEVMKNWWEQGYEYAQNKSEIMSDNK; this is translated from the coding sequence ATGAGAGCATTGGTTATTTCCGGTGGTGGCAGTAAAGGCGCATTTGCCGGCGGTGTTGCACAATATTTATTAGAAGTAAAAAGACATCAATACGATTTATTCCTCGGGACTTCAACAGGAAGTTTATTGATTCCGCATCTCGCACTCGGAAATATTGAGCAAATCCACTCGATTTACACCAATGTCAACATGTCTAAAATATTTAATATTTGTCCGTTTGTGGTTAAAGTTAAAGACGGAGTAGATATTGTAACCATTAATCACTTCAATGTAATACGTCAGTTTTTTAAAGGAAAAAGAACGTTTGGGGAAAGCAAAGGATTAAGGAAATACATTAGAAGTAACTTCTCATTGTCTGATTTCAATCAGTTAAAAAAGCTTAAAAAGGATGTTGTCATTACGGTAACCAATTTTACAAAAAATGAGGCCGAATATAAATCGATAAAAGAATGTACGTACGAAGAGTTCTGTGACTGGTCCTGGATTTCGAGTAACTATGTACCATTTATGAGTCTTGTTGAAAAAAACAACTGTGAATATGGAGATGGTGGTTTCTCAAGCCTGGTTCCTATTCGCGAAGCAATTAATCGCGGAGCTACAGAAATAGATGTCATTATCCTGGAAACTGAAGTTAATATGGAGAAAACCGTGATTGGGAAAAATCCGTTTTCACTGATGATTGATTTGTTTAGAATTGCTTTGGATCAGGTTGAAAAACACGACATTGCAATAGGAAAACTAATAGCAAATAATAAAAATGTCAAACTTAATTTATATTATACGCCAACAAAACTTACGAATAATGCCTTGATTTTTAATAAGGAAGTAATGAAAAACTGGTGGGAACAAGGATATGAATACGCTCAGAATAAGTCTGAGATTATGAGTGATAATAAGTAG
- a CDS encoding sulfite exporter TauE/SafE family protein, whose protein sequence is MDSYIIFFLCMAAFAAGFIDAIVGGGGLIQTPMGLILLPNLPVSTVIGTLKIPAFSGTAFAAFQYLKNVIIQWRLLLIMMFLAVPSAFLGSTILTLVSNDFMKPLLLVVLSLLFVYTYAKKNFGQHVAKDHSATTQIMYAVVISIIIGFYDGFIGPGTGSFFVVAFIALLGFDFLHASANAKMVNLATNFGSICLFMIKGKIIWSIAIPMAISNGIGGWLGAKLAINKGNGFIRIFFLVVVVGTLIRFAYDVFYR, encoded by the coding sequence ATGGATTCCTATATTATATTTTTTCTCTGTATGGCCGCCTTTGCAGCAGGATTTATTGATGCAATTGTTGGTGGTGGCGGATTAATTCAAACCCCAATGGGATTGATTTTGTTACCTAATCTGCCTGTTTCTACAGTTATAGGAACATTGAAGATTCCAGCCTTTAGCGGAACTGCTTTTGCTGCTTTTCAGTACCTTAAAAATGTAATCATTCAGTGGAGGCTATTGTTGATTATGATGTTTCTGGCAGTACCATCAGCTTTTTTGGGTTCAACTATTTTAACCCTTGTAAGCAATGATTTCATGAAACCGCTTTTATTGGTGGTATTATCTTTGCTGTTTGTGTATACGTATGCTAAGAAAAACTTCGGGCAGCATGTGGCTAAAGATCATTCTGCAACAACTCAGATTATGTATGCAGTTGTTATCAGTATTATTATTGGCTTTTATGACGGGTTTATTGGCCCGGGAACCGGCAGTTTTTTTGTGGTTGCTTTTATTGCCTTATTAGGGTTTGACTTTTTGCATGCTTCTGCAAATGCTAAAATGGTAAATCTGGCGACCAACTTTGGTTCGATTTGTTTGTTCATGATTAAAGGAAAAATTATCTGGAGCATTGCAATTCCGATGGCTATCAGTAATGGAATTGGTGGCTGGCTTGGCGCAAAATTGGCCATCAACAAAGGAAATGGTTTTATCAGGATTTTCTTTTTGGTTGTTGTCGTGGGAACTTTGATCCGGTTTGCTTATGATGTTTTTTACAGATGA
- a CDS encoding InlB B-repeat-containing protein: MKNKLAVLFGVLLFFPLCIFSQIYVSPAGKLDNDGTIGSPTTLQNAINKITPGQTIYMRGGIYSIASTIFITRENSGSEGNLKRIEPYNGEIPILDFSVQRESNENKGIVLDGFYWYFKGITIRKAGDNGMLLSGNNNTIDNCIFEKNRDSGLQISRYFAAYTSIDQWPSNNLILNCESFDNKDSLAENADGFAAKLTCGKGNIFRGCISHNNSDDGWDLYTKKKTGPIGAVLFENCVAYNNGTLTNGSKTLTGDKNGFKLGGEGIPVNHILRRCIAFGNGQHGFTDNNNLGAIEMTNNTSYNNKSNGFGFRPGGKHQFRNNISYKSFKDKNFGKDVENSNVWWIKGSTNGRNPALVISDDDFVSLTVPAVLKNEDGSPNLGDFLALKTTSDFIDAGVQANGIEFSGTAPDLGARESGSQQTTDFILKVTGKPIAGGTVTVSPVKKGYDAGEVVTLTAMPSSDYIFKSWSDGSTIATTTVKMDTNKTITANFKSIIPATYVLTTAANPAEGGTITVNPNKATYTEGETVTLTAIPSAGNELKSWNSGETTEAITVSITADTGITATFGKKLTGTHTLRIEEASPGFCKYDGVITINSSADNRKVTNITDAFGSGINYTVKVSDSGLYSVVFRYVHRGKTTTAKVKINGTNAIDLAFPMTSSTTKFATTEPLTIKLNKGVNTIRLETIDALPFANIDWMEITGEAPMAESCF, translated from the coding sequence ATGAAAAATAAATTGGCAGTTCTATTTGGTGTTTTGTTGTTTTTTCCGCTTTGCATATTTTCTCAAATCTATGTTTCTCCGGCGGGAAAATTGGATAATGATGGGACTATTGGAAGTCCGACAACACTGCAGAATGCCATTAATAAAATTACTCCCGGACAAACGATTTATATGCGTGGCGGGATTTATTCGATCGCTTCAACTATTTTTATTACCAGAGAAAATAGTGGATCTGAAGGAAACTTGAAGCGAATAGAGCCATATAATGGTGAAATTCCAATTCTTGATTTTTCGGTACAAAGGGAAAGCAACGAAAATAAAGGAATTGTTTTGGATGGATTCTATTGGTATTTTAAAGGAATAACAATTAGAAAGGCTGGAGACAACGGCATGCTTCTTTCCGGAAACAACAATACAATTGACAATTGTATTTTTGAAAAAAACAGAGACAGCGGTCTTCAGATTAGCAGATATTTCGCTGCTTACACATCAATTGATCAATGGCCTTCCAATAATTTGATTCTGAACTGCGAATCTTTTGATAATAAAGATTCATTAGCAGAAAATGCAGATGGATTTGCCGCAAAGTTAACGTGTGGGAAGGGGAATATTTTTCGTGGCTGCATTTCACATAATAATAGTGATGACGGATGGGATTTGTACACCAAGAAAAAAACCGGACCAATTGGAGCTGTACTATTCGAAAATTGTGTTGCTTATAACAATGGAACACTCACAAATGGCAGTAAAACGTTGACTGGTGATAAAAATGGTTTTAAATTAGGCGGAGAAGGAATTCCTGTAAATCATATTCTGAGGCGCTGTATTGCTTTCGGGAACGGTCAGCATGGCTTTACGGACAACAATAATTTAGGAGCGATTGAGATGACTAATAATACTTCCTATAATAATAAAAGTAATGGTTTTGGGTTTCGTCCTGGTGGAAAACATCAATTCAGAAATAACATCTCTTACAAATCATTTAAGGATAAAAATTTTGGTAAAGATGTCGAAAATTCAAATGTTTGGTGGATTAAAGGAAGTACTAATGGCAGAAATCCTGCACTAGTAATCAGTGATGATGATTTTGTTTCTTTGACTGTTCCTGCTGTTTTAAAAAATGAAGATGGAAGCCCGAACCTGGGTGATTTTCTGGCATTAAAGACGACAAGCGATTTTATTGATGCAGGAGTACAGGCAAACGGAATAGAGTTTAGCGGAACTGCGCCAGATCTTGGAGCCAGGGAATCAGGATCACAGCAAACAACAGATTTTATATTAAAAGTCACAGGAAAACCAATTGCCGGAGGAACAGTGACTGTTAGTCCCGTTAAAAAAGGTTATGATGCAGGGGAGGTTGTAACTTTAACCGCAATGCCATCTTCTGATTATATATTTAAATCATGGAGCGATGGTTCAACAATAGCCACAACGACTGTTAAAATGGATACCAATAAAACGATTACAGCTAATTTTAAAAGTATAATACCTGCCACTTACGTTTTGACAACTGCAGCTAATCCGGCTGAAGGCGGAACAATTACAGTAAATCCCAATAAAGCCACTTACACAGAAGGAGAAACAGTAACGCTTACTGCTATTCCTTCAGCGGGTAATGAATTAAAATCATGGAATTCAGGAGAAACGACTGAGGCGATAACCGTCTCAATTACTGCTGACACGGGCATTACGGCAACTTTTGGAAAAAAACTAACAGGAACCCATACTTTAAGGATTGAAGAAGCTTCACCTGGATTTTGTAAATATGATGGTGTAATCACTATTAATTCAAGTGCTGATAACAGAAAAGTAACGAACATTACGGATGCTTTCGGCAGTGGAATAAATTACACGGTTAAAGTTTCGGATTCAGGGCTTTACTCGGTTGTATTTAGATATGTGCACAGAGGTAAAACAACAACTGCAAAAGTGAAGATAAATGGAACGAATGCAATTGATTTAGCATTCCCAATGACATCCAGCACAACTAAATTTGCTACTACTGAGCCACTTACTATTAAGTTGAATAAAGGTGTAAATACAATTAGGTTAGAGACTATTGATGCATTGCCATTTGCTAATATTGACTGGATGGAAATTACAGGAGAAGCACCTATGGCCGAATCTTGTTTTTAA